A window of Bacillus sp. (in: firmicutes) contains these coding sequences:
- a CDS encoding glutaredoxin family protein: MENKKITVYFSDYCGHCANLKAWLTKKGVPFKAINTENPEVTKELKKRGVTAVPFTIIEDELTGEKDEIIGFNQKKFENICF; the protein is encoded by the coding sequence ATGGAAAATAAAAAAATTACCGTATATTTTAGCGATTATTGTGGACATTGCGCGAATTTAAAAGCCTGGTTAACAAAAAAAGGAGTCCCTTTCAAAGCAATCAATACTGAGAATCCAGAGGTAACTAAAGAATTAAAAAAACGTGGCGTAACAGCAGTTCCTTTTACAATCATTGAGGACGAATTAACAGGAGAGAAAGATGAAATTATTGGATTCAACCAAAAGAAATTTGAAAATATATGCTTTTAG
- a CDS encoding S8 family peptidase, with translation MRNNDITVKPEIGIQPVKIVKLFKTLSVVPDNLDKIRARELWEETEQGFGTVVAVLDSGVQKEHPNLVENIIGGYNFTDDDGGNPDIYSDYIGHGTHVSGIIAAADNNKGVVGVAPKSKLLILKVINQRGRGSFENLIEAIKYAADWEGPNREKVNVINMSLGGSEPNEDLHRAIKYARSKGVVLVAAAGNEGDGNLETIEISYPGFYKEVIQVGSISESQTPSKFSNTNVNLDFVGPGENILSTHLNSDYVELTGTSMASPFVAGSAALILKTLNNIEPHLAPMYVYDYLLFHALPLENFSINQVGNGFIQLK, from the coding sequence ATGAGAAATAACGATATAACCGTTAAACCTGAAATTGGCATTCAACCAGTAAAAATTGTAAAGTTGTTCAAAACCCTAAGTGTTGTTCCCGACAATCTAGATAAAATACGAGCAAGGGAATTATGGGAGGAAACGGAGCAAGGCTTTGGAACTGTTGTAGCTGTTTTAGATAGTGGCGTTCAAAAAGAGCATCCGAATTTAGTAGAAAACATTATTGGGGGATATAATTTTACGGATGATGACGGAGGTAACCCTGACATTTATAGTGATTATATTGGGCACGGCACTCACGTTTCAGGTATTATCGCAGCAGCAGATAACAATAAAGGGGTTGTAGGTGTTGCACCTAAGAGTAAATTGCTTATCCTTAAAGTAATTAATCAGCGAGGAAGAGGTAGCTTCGAAAATTTAATAGAGGCTATTAAATACGCAGCTGATTGGGAAGGACCCAATAGAGAGAAGGTAAATGTTATTAATATGTCTTTGGGAGGTTCGGAACCAAATGAGGATTTGCACCGCGCCATTAAGTACGCTCGTTCTAAAGGGGTTGTATTAGTGGCTGCGGCTGGTAACGAAGGAGATGGAAATTTAGAAACAATAGAAATTTCATATCCTGGTTTTTATAAAGAAGTTATTCAAGTTGGATCAATTTCCGAATCCCAAACACCATCAAAGTTTTCTAATACAAATGTAAATCTGGATTTTGTTGGTCCTGGTGAAAATATTTTATCGACTCATTTAAATAGTGATTATGTAGAATTAACCGGAACTTCTATGGCATCACCCTTCGTAGCTGGTTCTGCTGCACTTATCCTAAAAACTTTAAATAATATTGAACCACATTTGGCACCTATGTATGTATATGATTACTTATTGTTTCACGCTTTGCCATTGGAAAACTTCTCAATTAATCAAGTCGGCAACGGATTTATACAGCTTAAATAA